A window of the Bacillus sp. A301a_S52 genome harbors these coding sequences:
- a CDS encoding DeoR/GlpR transcriptional regulator encodes MLTYERHEAILQLLEKQKIAKLAELVNETGASESTIRRDLTILENEKKIKRIHGGASLLKRKVEEPSMIEKQQQFTVEKQQMGEKAAGFIKNGDSLFIDAGTSTQAILPYIQAKDVVIVTNGLNIIEEAINLNFRTYVLGGYVKSGTHAFVGKGAVEAIQQFQFDKAFIGTNGVDLNFGYSTPDPEEAQIKHLAIKQSNHTFVLADSSKFGDVTFAKFADLNEAVLITTEGDDDEFFKKLKQIVTLEVVKDDDIYSNH; translated from the coding sequence ATGTTAACTTATGAACGGCATGAAGCCATATTACAACTACTAGAGAAACAAAAGATCGCTAAGCTTGCGGAATTAGTTAATGAGACAGGTGCTTCTGAGTCAACGATACGCAGAGACTTAACGATTCTTGAAAATGAGAAAAAAATAAAGCGTATTCATGGTGGGGCTTCCTTACTAAAAAGAAAAGTAGAAGAACCGTCCATGATAGAAAAACAGCAACAATTCACTGTAGAGAAACAACAAATGGGTGAAAAAGCTGCTGGATTTATAAAGAATGGAGACAGCTTATTTATTGATGCAGGGACCTCTACACAGGCAATTCTTCCTTATATTCAAGCAAAAGATGTCGTCATTGTAACGAACGGCCTCAATATAATTGAGGAGGCGATTAACCTTAATTTTCGCACATACGTACTAGGAGGATATGTCAAATCAGGTACCCATGCTTTTGTTGGTAAAGGAGCTGTTGAAGCCATCCAACAATTTCAATTTGACAAAGCTTTCATCGGAACAAACGGTGTCGATTTAAACTTTGGTTATTCCACGCCGGACCCGGAAGAAGCGCAAATTAAACATTTAGCAATCAAGCAATCTAATCATACATTTGTTTTAGCAGATTCATCAAAATTCGGTGATGTCACGTTCGCTAAATTTGCAGATTTAAATGAAGCTGTTCTCATTACGACGGAAGGCGACGATGATGAATTTTTTAAAAAGCTCAAACAAATAGTGACACTTGAGGTGGTGAAGGACGATGATATATACAGTAACCATTAA
- a CDS encoding VTT domain-containing protein, with amino-acid sequence MMVEIIFDLLRQLGWVGLVIGVAIEALSIPFPAAIFVLVYGYLLNPSWLDILLYSVWTSLIYVVVSFIPYFVSIRYESIVRNKIPKKKMAFAQKWVDKYGDWMIAVGRFIGMGYITYIAGFSHMTKWKFAALTFIGFYPLSIIMFYLGTLGNIEAIITRFHQTQWLIFTGLGIVLTMYIIFRMQRRKKFKENSPIGKPKRRRQRSSCP; translated from the coding sequence ATGATGGTAGAGATAATTTTTGATTTACTACGGCAGCTAGGCTGGGTAGGATTAGTCATAGGAGTTGCCATAGAAGCACTTTCAATCCCTTTCCCAGCGGCTATTTTCGTCCTTGTATACGGTTATTTACTAAATCCTAGTTGGCTTGACATTTTACTATATTCCGTTTGGACCTCGCTTATTTATGTAGTAGTGAGTTTCATCCCTTATTTCGTTAGTATTCGTTATGAATCAATTGTAAGGAATAAAATACCAAAGAAAAAAATGGCGTTTGCTCAAAAGTGGGTTGATAAGTATGGGGATTGGATGATTGCAGTTGGTCGCTTTATTGGAATGGGGTATATAACATATATAGCTGGTTTCAGCCACATGACTAAATGGAAATTTGCGGCTCTAACCTTTATTGGTTTCTACCCCCTATCAATTATTATGTTTTATTTAGGGACGCTTGGGAACATCGAAGCCATAATCACCCGTTTTCATCAAACGCAATGGCTAATATTTACAGGATTAGGGATAGTGTTAACCATGTACATCATCTTCAGAATGCAACGACGAAAAAAATTTAAAGAAAACTCTCCGATTGGCAAGCCCAAAAGGCGAAGACAGAGGAGTAGTTGCCCTTAG
- a CDS encoding HAD family hydrolase — protein MKAIFFDLDDTLLWDEKSVKKAFELTCQYAASKYDLDVDALEQAVRNSAQELYSRYDTFNFTKMIGINPFEGLWGKFNDPGPQFNKMKEIVPTYRREAWTQGLKKLGIDDPLLGKELGERFPEERKKVPFLFDDALTVLGELHGKYKLLMLTNGSPELQNTKLTITPELTPYFDKIIISGEFGKGKPDRAIFDYALKVMNVSASDTLMVGDNLNTDILGANETGITSVWLNRFNKETSQIQPNYEIKELSELFPLLEKLD, from the coding sequence ATGAAAGCTATCTTTTTTGACTTGGACGATACATTATTATGGGATGAAAAAAGTGTTAAAAAGGCCTTCGAACTAACGTGTCAATACGCCGCTTCAAAGTATGACTTAGATGTAGACGCCTTGGAGCAAGCAGTCAGAAATAGTGCCCAAGAGCTATACAGTCGTTATGACACATTTAACTTCACCAAAATGATTGGGATTAATCCCTTTGAAGGACTTTGGGGAAAATTTAATGACCCGGGCCCTCAATTTAACAAAATGAAAGAGATTGTTCCAACATATCGACGAGAGGCTTGGACTCAAGGTTTGAAAAAACTAGGGATAGATGATCCTTTATTAGGCAAAGAATTAGGCGAACGCTTCCCGGAAGAGAGAAAAAAGGTCCCATTCTTGTTTGATGATGCATTAACTGTTTTAGGAGAATTACATGGAAAATATAAGCTGCTCATGTTGACGAATGGTTCTCCAGAGTTGCAAAATACCAAGCTGACTATCACACCTGAATTGACCCCTTATTTTGATAAGATTATTATTTCAGGGGAATTTGGTAAAGGCAAACCTGACAGAGCGATTTTTGACTACGCATTGAAGGTTATGAACGTTAGTGCTAGCGACACCCTCATGGTCGGCGATAATCTTAACACGGATATTCTCGGGGCTAATGAAACTGGTATCACATCCGTGTGGCTTAATCGCTTCAACAAAGAAACAAGTCAAATTCAACCAAATTATGAGATTAAAGAGTTGAGCGAGCTTTTTCCACTTCTAGAGAAATTAGACTAA
- the pfkB gene encoding 1-phosphofructokinase yields MIYTVTINPSIDYLVNVDNFQLGETNRVASQNMVPGGKGINVSKVLKNFGMTSVALGFTAGFTGQYLKEELEKEGVDCQFIDTPGHTRINVKLKTDTATETEINGVAPNIKQEHIDQLFQQLDKLQKDDLLVLSGSLPTVLEADLYKQLIDHAKKKQAHVLADTSGEPLRHVLKASPFLIKPNEKELQYLYEGQITDLDSAVDFAQKAIEDGAEHVLVSMADKGAALVSQSQVYTATVPKGTVKNSVGAGDSMVAGFIYAYSQSRDLQEAFRFSVAAGSATAFSDGMCTEEKVKSLLSHISIKTRKKG; encoded by the coding sequence ATGATATATACAGTAACCATTAACCCATCTATTGATTATTTAGTGAATGTGGACAATTTTCAATTAGGTGAAACAAACCGTGTAGCATCTCAAAACATGGTGCCAGGAGGAAAAGGGATTAATGTTTCCAAAGTATTAAAAAATTTCGGTATGACGTCTGTAGCTCTAGGATTTACAGCAGGATTTACCGGTCAGTATCTTAAAGAGGAGCTTGAAAAAGAAGGAGTAGATTGCCAATTTATCGATACACCGGGTCATACACGTATTAATGTAAAGCTAAAAACAGACACAGCGACAGAAACAGAGATTAATGGCGTCGCTCCAAATATTAAACAAGAGCACATAGATCAGCTATTTCAACAACTTGATAAATTGCAAAAAGACGATCTACTTGTCTTGTCTGGTAGTCTACCAACTGTATTAGAAGCCGATCTTTATAAGCAACTTATTGATCATGCTAAAAAGAAACAGGCGCACGTCCTTGCTGACACGAGTGGTGAACCGCTGAGACATGTTTTGAAAGCGTCACCGTTTCTGATTAAACCGAATGAGAAAGAATTGCAGTATTTATATGAAGGGCAAATTACTGATCTTGATTCAGCTGTTGACTTTGCCCAGAAAGCGATTGAAGATGGTGCCGAGCATGTGTTAGTCTCTATGGCTGATAAAGGTGCTGCATTAGTTTCACAATCTCAGGTATATACCGCTACTGTCCCAAAAGGTACTGTCAAAAATTCTGTTGGTGCAGGGGATTCAATGGTAGCCGGTTTTATATATGCTTACTCCCAGTCACGCGATTTACAAGAAGCTTTTCGTTTTAGTGTGGCGGCTGGAAGCGCCACAGCTTTCTCCGATGGTATGTGTACCGAAGAGAAAGTAAAGTCATTATTATCTCATATATCAATTAAAACGAGAAAGAAAGGGTGA
- a CDS encoding methyl-accepting chemotaxis protein — translation MWKNRSIQTKFLAGFALVVLLFGVGFIGSFYYLNNVEAETQQMQENTERLTVIQELTTNLQQQSIILTEGGSIAELQDLQEMFAEYQQSFENQVTTEEQREIFETAMVAYNDFSTESERMLSANNEVDIQQQGALRDEAVTGLMSLISIYDQQVSDSSQAVSSEINVTKILIVGSLSIAFLLGTAVFVMIGLVVSRSLNNVIATLTQISEGNLQVEMLDDQSDNEIGKMAKAVNKMVTQLKTLLGKVDDMSRQLAASSQQLTASVNESSYASEQITSSVQEVTGGAEKQAEFAHENKDVVKEMSVNIASYTEHIQKVNQTSETSVVSAKEGEQMIQDSIDQMKNIREMTDNMSMSVTRLAQKSNEIGTILGMITGIAEQTNLLALNAAIEAARAGEQGKGFAVVADEVRKLAEQTTSASGDVQGLIETIQNEIESSAMAMTEGYMSVEDGEKMVNNAGTAFNEISGAISAMREQLSTIASGMQTMERDTGKMLTTADQSSDLSKSSVDAMQSVAAATEEQHATLEEINASSEQLANMSESLRKAVQQFNL, via the coding sequence ATGTGGAAAAACAGATCGATTCAAACAAAATTTCTTGCAGGTTTTGCATTGGTAGTACTCTTATTTGGTGTTGGATTTATAGGTAGTTTTTATTATTTAAATAATGTAGAAGCAGAAACGCAGCAAATGCAGGAAAATACAGAGCGTCTAACGGTTATTCAAGAATTAACAACAAATCTTCAGCAGCAGTCAATTATACTGACAGAAGGTGGCTCTATAGCAGAGCTTCAAGACTTGCAAGAGATGTTTGCAGAATATCAACAGTCATTTGAAAATCAAGTGACAACAGAGGAACAACGAGAGATATTTGAGACGGCGATGGTAGCCTATAATGATTTTTCAACAGAAAGTGAGCGCATGCTTTCAGCAAATAATGAGGTTGATATCCAGCAACAGGGAGCATTAAGAGATGAGGCTGTGACAGGATTAATGAGTTTAATCAGTATTTATGATCAGCAAGTTAGCGACTCCTCACAAGCTGTATCCTCTGAAATTAATGTTACAAAAATACTTATAGTTGGTTCTTTAAGTATTGCCTTTCTCCTTGGTACAGCAGTGTTTGTTATGATCGGTTTAGTTGTTTCTCGTTCTCTAAATAATGTGATTGCCACTCTTACACAAATAAGTGAAGGGAATTTGCAAGTCGAGATGTTAGATGATCAGTCAGATAATGAGATCGGAAAAATGGCTAAAGCAGTGAATAAAATGGTGACGCAACTGAAGACTTTATTAGGGAAAGTCGATGATATGTCAAGACAACTTGCTGCTTCATCGCAACAGTTAACCGCCAGTGTCAATGAGTCAAGTTATGCTTCTGAACAAATTACATCATCCGTTCAAGAGGTTACTGGAGGGGCAGAAAAACAAGCAGAATTCGCTCATGAGAATAAAGATGTTGTTAAAGAGATGTCTGTTAATATTGCTTCATATACTGAGCATATACAGAAGGTCAATCAAACATCTGAAACGTCTGTTGTTTCCGCAAAAGAAGGCGAACAGATGATTCAAGATAGTATTGATCAAATGAAGAACATTCGTGAAATGACAGATAACATGTCCATGTCTGTGACAAGACTTGCACAGAAATCAAACGAGATAGGGACTATATTAGGAATGATTACGGGAATTGCAGAACAAACCAATTTGCTAGCCCTTAATGCGGCAATTGAAGCTGCAAGAGCTGGTGAACAAGGTAAAGGTTTCGCCGTTGTAGCAGATGAGGTTAGAAAGTTAGCAGAACAAACCACGAGTGCGTCTGGTGATGTACAAGGTCTAATTGAAACAATTCAAAACGAAATCGAATCGTCAGCGATGGCCATGACAGAAGGTTACATGTCAGTAGAAGACGGTGAGAAAATGGTTAATAATGCAGGTACCGCATTTAATGAGATTTCTGGCGCTATCAGTGCGATGAGAGAACAATTAAGCACCATTGCCAGTGGGATGCAAACAATGGAAAGAGACACTGGAAAAATGCTTACAACAGCAGATCAGTCATCTGATTTATCCAAATCTTCTGTAGATGCGATGCAATCTGTAGCAGCAGCTACAGAAGAACAACATGCTACACTTGAAGAAATTAATGCCTCTTCAGAACAATTGGCTAACATGTCAGAAAGCTTAAGAAAAGCAGTACAGCAGTTTAACCTATAA
- a CDS encoding PTS sugar transporter subunit IIA, whose amino-acid sequence MRITELLTKDTILLDLTSTTKDAVIDELAEKLDAAGKLSDKKHFIKEIHNRESQSSTGIGDGVAIPHAKTSAVKSPAIVFGRSKAGIDYNSLDGKKSHLFFMIAASEGANEVHLQALSRLSTLLMDEAFRHTLMEARSVSEVLATVNEKEKEKLDAVEKETANAPSRNRPYFVAVTGCPTGIAHTYMAADGLKDKAKELGYDIKVETNGSDGVRNKLTAQDIERADAVIIAADTEVEKARFSGKKLISAPVTAGIRRPAELLKQAAAGDAKVYQADSKESGSSSEEDKRPAFYRHLMNGVSNMLPFVVGGGILIALSFFFEDQVEGTLTPFGEILREIGGANAFSLMVPVLAAFIARSIADRPGFAAGMVGGLMASNGDAGFLGGIIAGFLAGYLVVALRKAFAFVPQSLDGIKTILLLPLFGIFSTGLIMYFIVTPLADVQGGLVNWLEGLGTGNIVLLGILLGAMMAIDMGGPINKAAYTFGIAMIAAGNLEPHAAIMAGGMVPPLGIAFATTFFKNKFTKQEKEAGKTNYVLGASFITEGAIPFAASDPGRVIPAIVAGSAVAGGLSMLFGNATEAPHGGAFVILLVNNWPMYIVAILAGAAVTATLLGILKKKVV is encoded by the coding sequence ATGAGAATTACTGAATTATTAACGAAAGATACTATTTTACTAGATTTAACGTCAACAACGAAAGACGCAGTCATTGATGAATTGGCGGAAAAACTAGACGCTGCTGGGAAGTTAAGTGATAAAAAACATTTTATAAAAGAAATTCATAATCGTGAAAGTCAAAGCTCAACGGGAATAGGGGATGGCGTTGCCATTCCACATGCCAAAACGAGCGCCGTCAAAAGTCCAGCGATTGTATTTGGTCGGTCAAAGGCAGGCATTGATTATAATTCGTTAGATGGTAAGAAGAGCCACCTTTTCTTTATGATTGCAGCCAGTGAAGGTGCAAATGAGGTCCATCTTCAAGCATTGTCTCGTCTCTCAACTTTACTCATGGATGAGGCGTTTCGTCACACATTAATGGAAGCGCGTTCAGTCTCAGAAGTACTTGCAACAGTAAATGAGAAAGAAAAAGAAAAATTGGATGCAGTAGAAAAAGAAACAGCAAATGCACCGAGCCGCAACCGTCCTTATTTTGTTGCAGTGACAGGGTGTCCAACGGGTATTGCCCATACGTATATGGCAGCTGATGGACTGAAAGACAAAGCTAAAGAGCTAGGCTATGATATTAAAGTTGAAACAAATGGATCTGATGGTGTTAGAAATAAACTAACTGCTCAAGATATTGAACGGGCGGATGCTGTCATTATCGCAGCAGATACTGAAGTAGAAAAAGCACGATTTTCAGGGAAAAAGCTAATTAGTGCACCAGTAACGGCAGGAATTCGTCGTCCAGCTGAATTATTGAAACAAGCGGCTGCAGGTGATGCTAAAGTTTACCAAGCAGATAGCAAAGAATCAGGAAGCTCTAGTGAAGAAGATAAGCGTCCAGCTTTTTATCGTCACTTAATGAATGGGGTTTCAAACATGCTCCCATTCGTTGTCGGGGGCGGGATTCTCATTGCCTTATCGTTCTTCTTTGAAGATCAAGTAGAAGGGACATTAACACCATTTGGAGAGATATTAAGGGAAATTGGTGGCGCGAATGCCTTTTCTCTTATGGTACCAGTATTAGCTGCATTTATAGCTCGAAGTATCGCTGATCGGCCTGGGTTTGCTGCTGGTATGGTCGGGGGACTGATGGCTAGTAATGGAGACGCCGGTTTCTTAGGTGGCATTATCGCTGGTTTCTTAGCTGGATATTTAGTTGTAGCTCTCAGAAAAGCATTCGCTTTCGTTCCACAGTCGTTAGATGGCATTAAAACGATTCTATTATTACCGTTATTTGGTATCTTCTCTACTGGTCTTATCATGTATTTCATCGTGACACCTTTAGCTGATGTCCAAGGTGGACTCGTTAACTGGCTTGAAGGATTAGGCACAGGAAACATCGTATTATTAGGCATTTTGTTAGGGGCCATGATGGCGATCGACATGGGTGGTCCAATAAATAAAGCAGCATACACCTTTGGTATTGCCATGATTGCTGCTGGTAATTTAGAACCTCATGCGGCCATAATGGCAGGTGGTATGGTGCCACCGTTAGGTATTGCATTTGCAACGACGTTCTTTAAAAATAAATTTACGAAGCAAGAAAAGGAAGCAGGGAAAACGAACTATGTCCTCGGTGCCTCATTTATTACAGAAGGGGCGATTCCATTTGCTGCTTCTGATCCAGGACGAGTCATTCCAGCTATTGTTGCAGGTTCAGCGGTTGCTGGTGGTTTATCGATGTTATTCGGTAACGCGACAGAAGCACCACACGGCGGCGCTTTCGTCATATTACTTGTTAATAACTGGCCGATGTATATCGTTGCCATCTTAGCAGGAGCAGCCGTAACAGCTACGTTGCTTGGAATATTAAAGAAAAAAGTAGTTTAA
- a CDS encoding PQQ-dependent sugar dehydrogenase: MRLSIASWLLVLSGMLLTACQTNGQSGSNESAERDKQSVRNNDITDTHEVNQEQDDKGEELAMPLREVSPDEWEVEVLAENLDIPWSLNVHEDVIFMTDREGHIIEIEDGETTQIIELQTSTPVAHRGEGGLLGFVLAEDFFDTGKAYAYYTYQTDEGQLENRIVRVEQHQNNGWSETEILLDNIPGAVIHNGGRLAIGPDGMLYAAIGDADLPDVAQDESNLAGTILRMTPDGDIPDDNPIEDSYVYSYGHRNPQGLAWQNNGEMYSSEHGAIGHDEINIIEPGHNYGWPVIEGDETEEGMEDPLIHSGEDTWAPSGVTFWDDQLLVTGLRGEALYLFDAEGEEMIEIFSGEGRLRDVTYDEGALYVITNNRDGRGQPKENDDRLLKLTLSQ, translated from the coding sequence ATGCGACTATCAATAGCAAGTTGGTTGCTAGTTTTAAGTGGGATGTTATTAACAGCATGTCAGACGAATGGACAATCGGGGAGTAATGAAAGTGCTGAAAGAGACAAGCAGAGTGTTAGAAACAATGACATAACTGATACGCATGAAGTTAACCAAGAGCAGGATGATAAAGGTGAAGAACTTGCCATGCCTTTAAGGGAAGTGAGCCCTGATGAGTGGGAAGTGGAGGTATTAGCAGAGAACCTCGATATTCCTTGGTCGCTTAATGTTCATGAGGACGTTATTTTTATGACTGATCGAGAAGGGCATATTATCGAAATTGAAGATGGAGAAACAACCCAAATTATTGAATTGCAGACGTCTACGCCAGTAGCTCATAGAGGTGAAGGGGGACTTCTCGGTTTCGTATTAGCGGAGGATTTTTTTGATACAGGGAAAGCATATGCTTATTATACTTATCAAACAGACGAGGGGCAGTTAGAAAATAGGATCGTCCGTGTTGAACAGCACCAAAATAATGGATGGTCTGAAACAGAAATTTTATTAGATAATATCCCAGGTGCTGTGATTCATAATGGCGGGCGTTTGGCGATCGGGCCAGATGGGATGCTTTATGCTGCCATAGGTGATGCGGATCTTCCAGACGTGGCACAGGATGAGTCAAATTTAGCTGGAACTATTTTAAGAATGACACCTGATGGAGACATTCCTGACGATAATCCCATAGAGGATTCTTACGTTTATAGTTATGGACATCGGAACCCACAAGGTCTTGCTTGGCAGAATAATGGTGAGATGTATAGTTCCGAACATGGCGCAATAGGACATGATGAAATAAATATTATTGAACCAGGTCATAATTATGGTTGGCCGGTTATTGAAGGGGATGAAACAGAAGAAGGAATGGAAGACCCCCTGATCCATTCTGGTGAAGACACTTGGGCACCATCGGGAGTGACTTTTTGGGATGATCAACTACTTGTGACAGGATTACGTGGTGAAGCGCTTTATTTATTTGATGCAGAGGGGGAAGAAATGATAGAAATATTTAGTGGTGAAGGTAGATTAAGAGATGTGACCTATGATGAGGGCGCTCTGTATGTCATTACGAATAATAGAGATGGTAGAGGTCAGCCGAAAGAGAATGATGATCGTCTCTTAAAATTGACGTTAAGTCAATAG
- a CDS encoding metal-sensitive transcriptional regulator has protein sequence MEYSKDMKNRLRRLEGQIRGVLRMMEEEKDCKEIITQMSAVRTAIDRATAYVVARNLESCLRNESENEEVREEMIEEAIKMLVKSR, from the coding sequence GTGGAATATTCCAAAGATATGAAAAACCGTTTAAGACGCCTTGAAGGTCAAATACGCGGTGTTTTACGGATGATGGAAGAAGAGAAAGATTGTAAAGAAATCATTACACAAATGAGTGCAGTACGAACGGCTATTGATCGAGCAACAGCATATGTAGTAGCAAGAAATTTAGAATCGTGCCTCCGAAATGAATCAGAAAATGAAGAAGTGCGTGAAGAAATGATTGAAGAAGCAATTAAAATGCTTGTCAAAAGCAGATAA
- a CDS encoding YitT family protein yields MARLFQGVKLRPIIIIFIGTTIFGFGIIHFNLQNGLAHGGFTGITLLLYYLFKIEPSLSNLLLNIPLFLIGYKLFGRLMLVYSLIGTLSLSISLRIFELYPVTQLPLQDDMILVSIFAGAFVGTGLGMIFRAGGTTGGVDILARLANKYVGMSIGKFMLCFDAVVIIISLIHLSLLHAMYTLVAVFVASRVIDFIIEGANAAKSAMIISSKADELSQVIIERMSRGSTVLTGKGSFTADERQILYCVIHRNELVQLKNLIDDVDPYAFFSVNDVKEVSGEGFTFDNQRRPLKPTS; encoded by the coding sequence ATGGCACGTCTTTTTCAAGGGGTTAAGTTACGACCAATTATCATTATTTTCATCGGGACAACGATTTTCGGCTTTGGTATTATTCATTTCAATTTACAAAACGGCCTTGCTCATGGCGGTTTTACTGGTATTACTCTATTACTCTACTACCTCTTTAAAATTGAGCCGTCGTTATCAAACCTGTTACTAAATATTCCGCTTTTTTTAATCGGCTATAAATTATTTGGACGATTAATGCTTGTTTATAGTTTAATTGGAACCCTGTCATTGTCTATCTCATTAAGGATTTTTGAATTATACCCTGTTACACAACTGCCACTGCAAGATGATATGATTCTCGTTTCCATTTTTGCAGGCGCGTTTGTCGGTACAGGTTTAGGCATGATTTTTAGAGCAGGAGGCACAACAGGGGGAGTAGATATTCTTGCAAGATTAGCAAATAAATACGTTGGTATGAGTATTGGTAAATTTATGCTTTGTTTTGATGCGGTTGTCATTATCATTTCTCTTATTCATTTATCTTTACTCCATGCCATGTATACACTTGTGGCTGTATTCGTTGCAAGTAGAGTAATTGATTTCATTATTGAAGGAGCAAATGCCGCTAAGTCTGCCATGATTATTTCATCAAAAGCAGATGAGTTATCCCAAGTGATTATCGAGCGTATGAGTCGAGGATCTACCGTCCTTACTGGGAAAGGAAGCTTTACTGCAGATGAACGTCAAATTTTGTATTGTGTTATTCATCGTAATGAATTGGTCCAATTAAAAAATTTAATTGATGACGTGGACCCCTACGCTTTCTTTTCAGTCAATGATGTAAAAGAAGTATCAGGTGAAGGGTTTACATTCGATAATCAGCGCCGACCGCTAAAACCAACTTCATAA